In one Bacillus sp. PK3_68 genomic region, the following are encoded:
- a CDS encoding dicarboxylate/amino acid:cation symporter produces the protein MKRFLKSYRFTFLLLTAILLGGVAGVLFGPKAAVVKPLGDLFLNLMFMIIIPLVFFSISSAIASMDGMKRLGKIMASIVIVFLFTAATAAVIGLAGAFLFNPLEGTDLTAIKNIMAEFDPAEAETDNVSFAAQLVNTFTVNDFSLLLSKSNMLQLIVFSILFGLATAMTKEKGKPVADFLASGTAVMMKVVSIIMYYAPIGLGCYFAAVIGELGPQILSGYARTFALYLGLTALYYFVFFTLYAFIAGGKNGVKIFWKHAAAPSITAIATCSSAASIPVNLTAAKKMGVPKDIAETVIPLGANTHKDGSVFGGVLKVVFLFALFNKDMTSLTSILAILGVSFLVGAVMGAIPGGGMIGEMLILSVFGFPPEALPIIAVISTIIDAPATLLNSTGNTVCAMLVTRLVEGRNWLQRQLAIGS, from the coding sequence TTGAAACGTTTTCTGAAAAGCTATCGATTTACTTTTTTATTGCTCACAGCTATTCTTCTTGGCGGAGTTGCCGGTGTTCTGTTCGGCCCAAAAGCAGCAGTAGTCAAACCGCTAGGAGATTTGTTTTTAAACCTGATGTTCATGATCATTATCCCGCTCGTCTTTTTTAGCATCTCTTCAGCTATTGCCAGCATGGACGGAATGAAGCGGCTGGGAAAAATCATGGCCAGCATTGTGATTGTCTTCCTGTTCACAGCGGCTACTGCAGCTGTTATCGGCTTGGCGGGCGCTTTTTTATTTAATCCACTTGAGGGAACAGACCTGACGGCGATTAAAAATATTATGGCTGAGTTTGATCCTGCAGAAGCGGAAACAGACAATGTGTCATTTGCTGCTCAGCTAGTAAATACATTTACTGTTAATGATTTTTCCTTGCTTTTGTCGAAAAGCAACATGCTGCAACTGATTGTCTTTTCCATTTTGTTCGGGCTGGCTACTGCTATGACAAAAGAAAAGGGAAAACCAGTAGCTGACTTTCTGGCATCTGGCACAGCTGTTATGATGAAAGTCGTTTCTATTATTATGTATTATGCGCCTATTGGGCTTGGTTGTTATTTCGCCGCTGTTATTGGCGAACTTGGACCACAAATTCTTAGTGGCTATGCCCGGACATTTGCTCTTTACCTTGGCCTGACAGCCCTTTACTACTTTGTTTTCTTTACACTGTATGCCTTTATTGCGGGTGGAAAAAATGGGGTAAAAATCTTCTGGAAACATGCTGCAGCCCCTTCTATTACAGCCATTGCGACCTGTTCAAGCGCGGCAAGCATTCCTGTGAACTTAACTGCTGCTAAAAAAATGGGGGTGCCAAAAGATATTGCAGAAACGGTTATTCCGCTTGGCGCTAATACGCATAAAGACGGATCTGTTTTTGGTGGTGTGTTAAAGGTCGTCTTTTTGTTTGCTCTTTTTAACAAGGATATGACAAGCCTGACGAGCATCTTAGCTATTCTCGGTGTTTCATTTCTCGTTGGTGCGGTTATGGGAGCGATTCCCGGCGGCGGCATGATTGGAGAAATGCTAATTCTAAGTGTATTCGGATTTCCACCGGAGGCACTGCCAATTATCGCTGTGATCAGTACGATTATTGATGCGCCTGCTACTCTATTAAACTCCACCGGGAATACGGTCTGCGCCATGCTTGTCACTCGTCTGGTAGAGGGGAGAAATTGGCTGCAACGCCAGCTGGCCATAGGCTCTTAA
- the kynA gene encoding tryptophan 2,3-dioxygenase, with product MNKNDPLQESSIHTDFTNNMTYGEYLDLNRLLSSQRRLSGHHDEMLFIIIHQVSELWMKLIIHEIQGAIVCIQKNELQPAFKMLARVSKIQTQIIQAWDVLSTLTPSEYMEFRDKLGQASGFQSYQYRQIEFLLGYKTSHILTIYKKNPELHALLEKTYHAPSIYDAAIEALARAGFPIDVDLLQRDYSITYTGHPTVEAAWLSVYNDVNAYWDLYQLAEKLIDIEDWLQQWRFRHMKTVERIIGFKMGTGGSSGVQYLKKVLDHRFFPELWDLRTKL from the coding sequence ATCAATAAAAACGATCCCTTGCAAGAATCATCCATTCATACTGATTTCACAAACAATATGACTTACGGCGAGTATTTAGACCTCAACCGACTGCTCTCCAGCCAAAGACGGCTATCCGGCCACCATGATGAAATGTTATTTATTATTATTCACCAGGTTAGCGAGCTATGGATGAAGCTTATTATTCATGAAATACAAGGAGCCATTGTTTGCATCCAAAAGAATGAGCTGCAGCCGGCATTCAAAATGCTGGCGCGCGTCTCTAAGATCCAAACTCAAATTATTCAGGCATGGGATGTTTTATCTACGCTTACTCCCTCTGAATACATGGAATTTCGCGACAAACTTGGGCAGGCTTCAGGTTTCCAGTCATACCAATACAGACAAATTGAATTTCTGCTTGGCTACAAAACATCCCACATTTTAACCATTTACAAAAAAAACCCTGAACTTCATGCCCTTCTAGAAAAAACTTATCACGCACCGAGTATTTATGATGCGGCTATTGAAGCCTTGGCCCGAGCTGGCTTTCCAATTGACGTTGACTTGCTTCAGCGCGATTATTCCATCACTTACACAGGCCATCCAACAGTGGAAGCAGCATGGTTAAGCGTATATAATGATGTGAACGCTTATTGGGACTTATATCAGCTGGCTGAAAAGTTAATTGATATAGAAGACTGGCTTCAGCAGTGGCGGTTTCGCCACATGAAAACTGTTGAGCGGATTATCGGATTTAAGATGGGCACAGGCGGCTCATCAGGTGTACAATATTTAAAAAAAGTGCTTGATCACCGCTTCTTTCCGGAATTGTGGGACTTGCGCACAAAGCTTTAG
- the gdhA gene encoding NADP-specific glutamate dehydrogenase, whose product MNITKEIPNSGMKIAKSYVDSVYQTVQERNAGEKEFHQAVKEIFDSLIPVFAKYPQYMHNSILERIVEPERMITFRVPWVDDQGKVQVNRGFRVQYNSALGPYKGGLRFHPSVNASIIKFLGFEQIFKNSLTGQPIGGGKGGSDFDPKDKSDGEVMRFTQSFMTELSRHIGPDTDVPAGDIGVGAREIGFMFGQYKRLQNAYHAGVLTGKGVSYGGSLARTEATGYGTVYFVEEMLKDNGLSFNGSTVVVSGSGNVSIYAIEKATQLGAKVVACSDSNGYIYDKNGINLDTVKRLKEQERKRISEYTDEHPEAVYVEGCSNIWNIACDIALPCATQNEIDEEAAQTLVENGVKAVGEGANMPSTLEAIDVFLEAKVLFAPAKAANAGGVAVSALEMAQNSSRMPWTFEDVDQKLHTIMKNIYSSSVEAAAEFGYEGNLVIGANIAGFMKVANAMLDQGVV is encoded by the coding sequence ATGAATATAACAAAAGAGATACCTAATTCTGGTATGAAAATAGCAAAATCCTATGTAGATAGCGTATATCAAACAGTTCAAGAGCGAAACGCCGGAGAAAAAGAATTTCACCAGGCTGTAAAGGAAATTTTCGACTCACTCATCCCTGTATTTGCCAAATACCCTCAATATATGCATAACAGCATCCTCGAAAGAATTGTTGAGCCTGAACGCATGATCACCTTCCGTGTTCCTTGGGTGGATGATCAAGGAAAAGTTCAAGTGAATCGGGGATTTCGCGTTCAATATAACAGTGCCCTCGGTCCCTATAAAGGCGGCCTTCGTTTTCACCCTTCTGTCAATGCAAGCATTATTAAATTCCTAGGTTTTGAACAAATTTTTAAAAATTCATTAACAGGCCAGCCCATTGGCGGCGGCAAAGGCGGATCTGACTTTGACCCGAAAGATAAATCGGATGGCGAAGTCATGCGATTTACTCAGAGCTTCATGACTGAGCTTTCTCGCCATATCGGTCCGGATACAGATGTACCGGCAGGTGATATCGGTGTGGGGGCCCGGGAAATCGGCTTTATGTTCGGACAATATAAGCGGCTGCAGAACGCTTACCACGCAGGCGTTCTTACTGGAAAGGGCGTCAGCTATGGAGGAAGCCTGGCCAGAACGGAAGCAACAGGATACGGGACCGTCTACTTCGTGGAAGAAATGCTCAAAGACAATGGCCTGAGCTTTAACGGCAGTACAGTTGTCGTCTCCGGCTCAGGAAATGTCTCTATCTATGCGATCGAGAAGGCAACCCAACTCGGTGCAAAAGTCGTTGCCTGCAGCGACTCCAACGGTTATATTTACGACAAAAATGGAATTAATCTTGATACCGTCAAACGTTTAAAAGAACAGGAAAGAAAACGAATCAGTGAATATACAGACGAACACCCGGAAGCTGTATATGTAGAAGGCTGTTCAAACATTTGGAATATTGCTTGCGATATCGCTCTCCCATGTGCCACACAAAATGAAATTGACGAAGAAGCAGCCCAAACACTCGTTGAAAACGGGGTAAAAGCCGTCGGTGAAGGAGCGAACATGCCATCTACACTAGAAGCGATCGATGTCTTCTTGGAAGCGAAAGTTCTCTTTGCTCCTGCCAAAGCGGCTAATGCAGGTGGTGTCGCGGTATCAGCTTTAGAAATGGCCCAAAATAGCTCGCGTATGCCGTGGACATTCGAGGATGTGGATCAGAAGCTTCATACGATTATGAAAAACATTTATTCTAGCAGTGTCGAGGCTGCTGCTGAATTCGGCTATGAAGGAAACCTGGTGATCGGTGCCAACATCGCTGGATTTATGAAAGTTGCCAACGCTATGCTCGATCAAGGTGTTGTATAA
- the kynB gene encoding arylformamidase, whose product MTAKWLDISQPLNSRIAHWPGDVPFSYDVSFTKEQTGSVTIGKITTSLHTGTHVDAPFHFDSSAPTILDLDLSIFIGKARVIDVSHLKKVGAEQMKAFPLEGAERLLLKTTPVSSLEIFPEKVLSLDPDLGPLLKKYNIRLIGVDVPSVDALDSKEMAVHHSFSQHNIHILENIVLDHIAPDDYELIALPLPIEGADGSPVRAVLRPLANRAERKGKYDNQ is encoded by the coding sequence ATGACAGCAAAATGGCTAGATATCTCTCAGCCGCTTAACAGCCGAATTGCCCACTGGCCTGGCGATGTTCCTTTTTCTTATGATGTCTCTTTCACAAAGGAGCAAACGGGCTCTGTTACTATCGGCAAAATAACGACCAGTCTTCACACCGGCACACATGTTGACGCACCATTTCACTTTGACTCCAGTGCTCCGACGATTCTTGACCTTGACTTATCTATCTTTATTGGCAAAGCCCGAGTAATTGATGTATCTCACCTAAAAAAAGTTGGAGCAGAACAAATGAAAGCTTTCCCTTTAGAGGGAGCGGAACGGCTGCTTCTAAAAACCACACCTGTAAGCAGCCTTGAAATATTCCCTGAAAAAGTCCTTTCGCTCGATCCAGATCTTGGTCCCCTTTTAAAAAAATACAACATTCGTTTGATTGGCGTGGACGTTCCATCTGTTGATGCACTAGATAGTAAGGAGATGGCTGTCCATCATTCTTTCAGCCAGCATAATATTCATATCCTTGAAAATATTGTGCTCGATCACATAGCACCTGACGATTATGAATTAATCGCTTTACCTTTGCCCATTGAGGGTGCAGATGGCAGCCCTGTCCGTGCCGTTTTACGCCCTCTTGCAAATCGAGCAGAGAGGAAGGGGAAATATGACAATCAATAA
- a CDS encoding AEC family transporter, with protein MELLMIVLPAFMIFFAGFLGQKIIGFDIRSISKAALYIMSPFLAFRTFYTNELTMEYFYIILFCLLLCLALVLMIGLTGYWMKASKPQLSAMMLGGAFMNSGNYGAPVILFAFGAAGFDYAVIMMVFQSLLMNTVGLFFASLGGKDESSLIQSLKSVVRMPVIHGALAGVTLQILSIHIPKAFMEAISLVADASIPTVMLVLGMQLAVIARKRVAYRYVSAVTLIRMFASPVLAVAILAFIPVNELLKNVLILQAAMPAAANTTMFAIQFGTEPDLVSFTTLVTTLLSIGTIPVVLFYLGA; from the coding sequence GTGGAATTGCTGATGATTGTATTGCCAGCCTTCATGATCTTCTTTGCCGGCTTTCTCGGCCAAAAAATAATCGGGTTTGATATCCGATCCATTTCCAAAGCCGCTCTTTATATTATGTCCCCTTTTCTTGCCTTCCGGACTTTCTATACGAACGAGCTGACGATGGAGTATTTCTATATTATCTTATTTTGCCTTTTGCTTTGTCTTGCCCTTGTTTTGATGATTGGGCTCACAGGTTACTGGATGAAAGCATCAAAACCACAGTTGTCTGCAATGATGCTCGGCGGCGCTTTCATGAACAGTGGAAATTACGGCGCTCCTGTCATACTCTTCGCCTTCGGAGCAGCTGGCTTTGACTATGCTGTTATTATGATGGTCTTTCAGTCGCTTCTCATGAATACAGTCGGGCTCTTTTTTGCGTCGCTCGGCGGGAAGGACGAGTCTTCTCTCATCCAATCTCTTAAAAGCGTAGTACGCATGCCAGTCATTCATGGGGCATTGGCCGGTGTTACTCTACAAATTTTATCTATACATATTCCAAAAGCGTTCATGGAAGCGATCAGTCTCGTGGCCGATGCTTCCATCCCAACAGTTATGCTCGTCCTCGGTATGCAGCTGGCCGTTATTGCCCGCAAGCGTGTCGCCTATCGCTATGTCTCTGCGGTTACCCTTATTCGAATGTTTGCATCACCAGTGCTCGCAGTTGCTATCCTTGCTTTCATACCTGTCAATGAACTGCTAAAAAATGTGCTCATCTTACAGGCAGCAATGCCTGCTGCAGCCAATACGACGATGTTTGCCATTCAATTCGGAACGGAGCCCGACCTCGTATCTTTCACCACACTGGTCACTACTTTACTAAGCATTGGAACGATTCCTGTGGTGCTTTTTTATCTAGGAGCTTAA
- a CDS encoding sodium-dependent transporter, whose amino-acid sequence MEKKEQWSSRLGFILSSAGAAIGLGAIWKFPYVTGQSGGGAFLLLFIVFTLLIGLPMLISEFIIGRGSGREAVSAYKKLAPNSFWTIIGKLGVIGCFLLLSFYSVVGGWVLIYTVMALGGQVIKSGADYSNLFGHVTGSPSITIAGLAVFLVINVVVVASGVQNGIEKANKYMMPLLFLFFVVLVIRALTLDGAMEGIRFFLQPDFSKITAEAVLYALGQSFFSLAVGFSCMVTYSSYLNKSVSLPTSAGSVAIMNIFVSVLAGLAIFPVVFAFGFEPAEGPGLLFIVLPSVFSHMPFGSLFLFIFLTLFLFATLTSSFSLLEIIVAAFLKNGASRKKIAAIAGTIVFFAGIPAALSFSLLADVQLFGKTVFDTTDYLVSNILLPLGNLLIALFIAWRMNRELVKEEFMLSRRLSPGIYSTWYLLMRWLVPLTIIIVFINTLGFLG is encoded by the coding sequence ATGGAAAAAAAAGAACAATGGTCTTCTCGTCTCGGCTTTATTTTATCCTCCGCCGGTGCGGCGATAGGCCTTGGAGCAATCTGGAAGTTCCCTTATGTGACCGGTCAAAGCGGCGGCGGAGCTTTCCTGTTATTGTTTATTGTATTTACCTTATTAATCGGATTACCGATGTTGATTTCTGAATTTATCATTGGACGCGGTTCTGGCCGAGAAGCTGTCAGTGCTTATAAGAAACTGGCCCCAAATAGCTTTTGGACCATTATTGGCAAATTAGGTGTAATCGGCTGTTTTCTCCTTCTTTCGTTTTATAGCGTAGTAGGCGGCTGGGTGCTCATCTATACCGTGATGGCGCTTGGCGGGCAAGTCATTAAAAGCGGAGCAGATTATAGCAACCTCTTCGGACACGTTACCGGTTCTCCATCCATTACCATCGCCGGTCTTGCTGTCTTTCTTGTTATTAATGTTGTCGTGGTTGCTTCCGGTGTGCAAAACGGAATCGAAAAAGCAAACAAGTATATGATGCCGCTCTTATTTTTGTTTTTTGTTGTGCTCGTCATCCGGGCATTAACTCTTGACGGAGCAATGGAAGGTATCCGCTTTTTCTTGCAGCCTGACTTTTCAAAAATAACGGCAGAAGCTGTGCTTTATGCCCTCGGGCAATCGTTCTTTTCTCTTGCTGTTGGGTTTTCATGCATGGTCACGTACAGCTCCTATTTAAACAAAAGCGTCAGCCTCCCGACTTCAGCCGGTTCAGTTGCCATAATGAACATTTTTGTCTCTGTCCTTGCCGGCCTGGCGATCTTCCCGGTCGTTTTCGCTTTTGGCTTTGAACCGGCAGAAGGGCCGGGACTGCTGTTTATCGTTCTCCCTTCCGTGTTCTCGCACATGCCATTTGGCAGCTTGTTTTTATTTATTTTCTTAACACTGTTTTTATTCGCTACCTTAACCTCTTCCTTCAGTCTGTTGGAAATTATCGTAGCTGCTTTTCTTAAAAACGGTGCTTCCAGAAAAAAAATAGCGGCTATTGCAGGCACAATCGTCTTTTTTGCAGGCATTCCGGCAGCACTTTCCTTCAGTCTGCTGGCAGATGTTCAACTTTTCGGCAAAACCGTTTTTGATACGACAGATTACCTTGTGAGCAACATTCTTCTACCGCTTGGCAATTTATTAATCGCCTTGTTTATTGCTTGGCGAATGAATCGTGAACTTGTAAAAGAAGAATTTATGCTTAGCCGCCGGTTGAGCCCTGGGATCTACTCCACTTGGTACTTATTAATGAGATGGCTCGTGCCGTTAACTATTATTATTGTGTTTATTAATACGCTTGGTTTTCTAGGTTAA
- a CDS encoding amidohydrolase — MLKADVIIKSKAVFTGLKDEPEALAIAVKDNKIIRVDTPEKIEALKSEETKVIDAGNKLVMPGFHDAHLHIMLGSLFSHYCVSLTDVKSAEEAAVKVREYAEGKPDGQWVIGTGWDHTAWDKKEFPDRYILDQELPDRPVMLLHAEGHYGWVNSKALEIANITSETPNPEYGVIYKGDQGEPTGILIETAIALAADFAYDFPKEQLHDMVSQFLQHAAKLGVTSVNDLYASRAHEKLEAYSVFKEFEDNGQLTCRFHLYPPLNGQIEQAKKFREDYSSDKLRTAGLKQFIDGVVTGYTAYMLDPYVDKPETRGEIAYTKEQLEKWVVEADKEGFQIRFHTIGDGAVRLGLDLYETAQQVNGKRDARHALEHIEVIAPEDIPRFKELGVMPSIQPYHMALMPRESHTTRVGEEKQTYIYPNATLLRSGAVVSYSSDYPIVPLEPMIEIYHAVTRKDFMLDDTWNEQERVTLAEALKAYTAGSAYSVFREDELGTIEEGKLADLVVLDRNLFEVSAEEILQTEVEVTVMDGEVVWEKTPTAALK; from the coding sequence ATGTTGAAAGCGGATGTAATTATAAAAAGCAAGGCAGTTTTTACAGGATTAAAGGACGAACCGGAGGCCCTAGCCATTGCTGTTAAAGACAACAAGATTATTAGAGTCGACACGCCAGAAAAGATCGAAGCGCTGAAAAGTGAGGAGACGAAAGTAATAGATGCCGGCAATAAGCTTGTAATGCCTGGATTCCACGATGCTCACTTGCATATTATGCTCGGCAGTCTCTTCAGCCATTATTGTGTGTCTTTAACAGATGTCAAATCAGCTGAAGAGGCAGCGGTTAAAGTAAGAGAATATGCTGAAGGGAAACCAGATGGACAGTGGGTGATCGGCACAGGTTGGGATCATACGGCATGGGACAAGAAAGAGTTCCCCGACCGTTATATCCTGGATCAGGAACTGCCAGACCGTCCTGTTATGCTATTACATGCGGAAGGACATTATGGCTGGGTAAACTCAAAGGCGCTTGAAATTGCCAATATTACAAGTGAGACACCTAATCCGGAATATGGAGTTATTTACAAAGGTGATCAAGGAGAACCAACAGGCATTTTAATTGAAACTGCCATCGCTTTGGCTGCGGACTTTGCTTATGATTTTCCGAAGGAGCAGCTGCACGATATGGTGAGCCAGTTTTTGCAGCATGCAGCAAAGCTTGGTGTAACATCTGTCAATGACCTGTATGCGAGCCGTGCCCATGAAAAGCTAGAAGCTTATTCTGTGTTTAAGGAGTTTGAAGATAACGGACAATTAACATGCCGCTTCCATCTTTATCCGCCATTGAATGGCCAAATAGAACAAGCAAAAAAATTCAGGGAAGATTACTCTTCAGATAAGCTTCGGACTGCGGGGCTGAAGCAATTTATTGACGGGGTAGTGACCGGTTATACAGCTTATATGCTTGATCCATATGTTGACAAACCAGAAACCAGAGGAGAAATCGCCTATACAAAAGAGCAACTGGAAAAGTGGGTAGTAGAGGCAGACAAGGAAGGGTTCCAAATTCGTTTTCATACCATTGGTGATGGAGCTGTCCGGTTGGGATTGGACTTATATGAAACAGCCCAACAAGTGAATGGGAAACGGGATGCTCGTCATGCGCTTGAGCATATTGAGGTCATTGCGCCAGAGGACATTCCACGCTTTAAAGAGCTGGGTGTCATGCCGTCTATTCAGCCGTATCATATGGCTTTGATGCCAAGGGAAAGCCATACAACACGTGTCGGTGAAGAGAAGCAAACGTATATTTACCCGAATGCCACTCTATTAAGATCTGGAGCCGTTGTATCTTATAGCAGTGATTATCCAATTGTTCCGCTTGAACCGATGATTGAAATTTACCATGCAGTGACAAGGAAGGATTTCATGCTGGATGATACTTGGAACGAGCAGGAGCGAGTCACGCTTGCCGAGGCTTTGAAGGCTTATACTGCGGGTTCTGCCTATAGTGTCTTCCGGGAAGATGAATTAGGTACGATTGAAGAAGGCAAACTTGCTGACTTAGTTGTATTGGATCGCAACTTATTTGAAGTGTCAGCGGAAGAAATTCTGCAAACAGAAGTGGAAGTTACAGTAATGGATGGCGAAGTGGTTTGGGAAAAAACCCCTACTGCTGCTTTGAAATAA
- the purU gene encoding formyltetrahydrofolate deformylase: METNVTSTPLIEEKGRKDRGRLLVKCPDRPGIVAAISKFLSDFQANIIESSQYSSDPEGGTFFIRIEFDCPGLTEKRTAMEADFKGLADTFAMEYRFTYTKDRKRTAIFVSKEPHCLLELLWEWQSGDLPTDIALVVSNHEAARDMVESLGIPFYYIPANKDIRKQVEQEQIALLKENNIDLIVLARYMQILTSDFVSEFPNQIINIHHSFLPAFIGARPYERAYGRGVKLIGATSHYVTNDLDEGPIIEQDIERVNHRDHIADLKKIGRSIERRVLARAVKWHLEDRVIVHENKTIVFQ, from the coding sequence ATGGAAACAAACGTAACATCAACCCCTTTAATAGAAGAAAAAGGACGAAAGGACCGGGGCAGATTGCTCGTTAAATGTCCAGATCGGCCAGGCATTGTCGCAGCCATCTCTAAGTTTTTATCAGACTTTCAGGCGAACATTATTGAATCCAGCCAGTATTCCAGTGATCCGGAAGGCGGGACATTCTTTATTCGCATTGAGTTTGACTGCCCTGGTTTAACAGAGAAGCGAACAGCTATGGAAGCGGATTTCAAAGGGTTGGCAGATACATTCGCTATGGAATACCGGTTCACTTATACAAAAGATAGGAAGCGGACAGCGATCTTTGTTTCAAAAGAGCCGCATTGTTTGCTTGAGCTATTATGGGAGTGGCAAAGTGGAGACTTGCCAACGGATATTGCCCTCGTTGTCAGCAATCATGAGGCGGCCAGAGACATGGTTGAGTCTTTAGGTATCCCGTTCTACTACATCCCGGCTAACAAAGACATCCGGAAGCAGGTGGAACAAGAGCAAATCGCTTTGTTAAAAGAGAACAATATTGATTTGATTGTTCTTGCACGCTACATGCAAATTTTAACTTCGGATTTTGTCAGCGAATTTCCGAATCAAATCATTAATATCCATCATTCGTTCCTTCCGGCCTTTATCGGCGCCCGTCCTTATGAGCGCGCTTACGGCAGAGGAGTAAAGTTAATCGGTGCAACCTCGCATTATGTGACAAATGATCTTGATGAAGGTCCCATCATTGAGCAGGATATCGAGCGGGTCAATCACCGGGATCATATAGCCGATTTGAAGAAGATTGGCCGTTCTATTGAACGCCGTGTTCTGGCGAGAGCAGTAAAATGGCACTTGGAAGATCGAGTAATTGTCCACGAAAACAAAACGATTGTTTTTCAATAA
- a CDS encoding APC family permease: protein MSQTKEMNRSLGLIHVVLFGFSFMALATVFSTYGIAAQLSHGMVPGAYLLALIVMLFTAYSYGQMSKSIPSAGSAYAYTQKAINPYVGFLVGWAILMDYLFIPMVNYLLFGIFFSAAFPSVPNYVWILSMLLLVTVINVRGVKLATKANAFITIFSIAFILLFIGLSIKEIAGGAGTGTLFSLKPFYNSEEPLSFIISGAALLCFSFLGFDSATAFAEETVNPQKNIPRAVFIITLVGGAIFITVSYFAQNVWPNYNSFVDPDSAAHEIIKFVGGKALASAFLAVYAVTAFGSAMSSQASASRVLYAMGRDGQLPNKFFGTLHQKYNTPVNNILLISAISLLALFLSLSLVASFINFGAFLAFTSVNIAVITYYFVRKKERSLKGTLLYLIIPAAGALLDLWLLINLDIHSKVLGSIWFALGLIYMVVLTKGFRQKPPVMDLSA, encoded by the coding sequence ATGTCACAGACAAAAGAAATGAACAGGTCGCTAGGGCTTATCCACGTTGTTCTCTTTGGTTTTTCGTTTATGGCACTTGCCACAGTTTTCAGCACGTATGGAATTGCGGCCCAATTATCGCACGGAATGGTGCCAGGAGCCTATTTATTGGCCTTGATTGTCATGCTGTTTACTGCATACAGTTATGGACAGATGTCTAAATCTATCCCGTCTGCCGGCTCTGCTTATGCCTATACACAAAAGGCGATAAACCCGTATGTGGGCTTTCTTGTTGGCTGGGCTATTTTAATGGATTATCTTTTCATTCCTATGGTTAATTATCTGTTATTTGGCATCTTTTTTTCTGCTGCTTTTCCATCTGTGCCAAACTATGTTTGGATACTTAGCATGTTGTTATTAGTGACCGTTATTAATGTGAGAGGTGTGAAGCTGGCAACAAAGGCCAATGCTTTTATCACGATTTTCTCCATTGCATTTATCCTTCTTTTTATTGGGCTATCCATTAAAGAAATTGCAGGAGGGGCGGGCACTGGCACTCTCTTTTCTTTGAAACCGTTTTATAATTCGGAAGAGCCGCTTTCATTTATTATTTCGGGTGCTGCCCTTCTATGTTTTTCTTTCCTTGGCTTTGATTCAGCTACAGCGTTTGCAGAGGAAACTGTGAATCCGCAAAAAAATATCCCACGGGCAGTTTTCATTATCACGCTAGTAGGAGGAGCTATCTTTATTACCGTTTCATACTTTGCCCAAAATGTCTGGCCAAATTACAACTCATTTGTTGATCCGGACTCTGCAGCTCATGAAATCATTAAGTTTGTCGGTGGCAAAGCCCTCGCTTCTGCTTTTCTAGCTGTCTATGCCGTTACGGCATTTGGTTCTGCGATGTCTTCTCAGGCAAGTGCTTCGCGTGTGCTTTATGCTATGGGTCGTGATGGACAGCTCCCTAATAAGTTCTTTGGAACCTTGCATCAAAAATATAACACCCCTGTGAACAACATCCTATTAATTAGCGCTATTTCCTTGCTTGCATTGTTCTTAAGCCTATCACTCGTTGCTTCATTCATTAACTTTGGCGCTTTTCTTGCATTTACAAGTGTAAATATCGCCGTTATTACGTATTACTTTGTTCGGAAAAAGGAACGTTCTCTAAAAGGAACGCTGCTTTATTTAATTATTCCAGCAGCTGGAGCCTTGCTTGATTTATGGCTTCTTATTAATTTAGATATCCATTCAAAGGTACTAGGGAGCATTTGGTTTGCTCTTGGTCTTATCTATATGGTGGTTTTAACAAAAGGGTTTAGACAAAAACCGCCTGTAATGGATTTGTCAGCTTAG